The region GCCTAGGCTGGTAATGAACACGAGGAGAGAACCCGCCGCAATTCCGGGAAGCGTTTGGGGAACGGTGACTTTCCAGAACACGGTGCGTGGGTTTGCCCCTAAATCGGCGGCAGCTTCTAAGAGTCGTCGATCCAACTTTTCCAACGAAGCGTAGAGAATCAGAACCATATAAGGCAAGAAACTGTAGCTCATGCCAATCAGAACCGCGATCGTGGTGTTTAGCCAGTTTTGGACTTCGGGCATCCCAATAATCCCCAAGAGTGCATTGATGAGTTGAGTTAGCCCTAGACTATTCAGAAACGAGGGTAAAACGCCTGACGGGCGCAGAATCGTGATCCAGGCATAGGCTCGGAGCAGAGAGGATGTCCACAGCGGCAAAATAAACGCCACTAAGAGAATATTCTGCCACCGACGGGGAGCGAGGATTGCAATCCAGTAGGCGACTGGAAAGCCAAGTAATAAGCAAAGAATCGTCGCCCCTAGAGCAAAGTAGAGCGATCGCCCAATGACTCGTAGGTAAACCGGATCGAAAACTTGCAGGTAATTCCCAAGGCCATAGGCTCCGGGCGTAACCCCCGGACGTAATCCCGGTATAAAGCTGATATTGAGAATTAATAGGGTAGGAATAACCAACAGAAGTATGAGCCACGCCCCTGCTGGCCCCAAGAGGATAGTCGGCTCAACTAGCTTGGTGAGCCCCTGATACCAACGCGACTTCAGGCGAGGTTGGGGAGCAGACTCAGATGTGGGGGTGGAGGCAGACATCTTGGTTTCCTAGGCGCTTGTAAGTTGAGTCCAGAAGCGATCGTAAAGCTTTGTGGTTTCGTCATCTAGGGGAGCAATCCCTTCGCATTTCGCCAAAATCTCTTCCGGCGGGAATAGGTCAGGGTTCTCCTGCAGCTCTTTGGAGAGTAAGGCAAAGGCGGGTTTGAGTGGCGTTGCAAAGGAGAGCCGTTCTACCACTCCGGCCACGATTTCCGGCTCTAGCATCAGGTTAATCCAGGCATAGGCGGCCTCTGGGTTGGGAGCCGACTTCGGAATGACCATCGTATCTGTCCAAACCGATGAACCGCTGGCAGGAATCACATAATTCAAATTTGGATCTTCCAACGTGGCGGAGATTGCATCGACGGAGTAGCTCATGACCGCAAACAGATCGTCGCTCAGAATTTGATCTTCCCAACCAAACGTTTTAAAGGATGAAATCGCAGGTTTTAGTTCGACCAACCGCTGGTAGGCTGCTTCGATTTGGGCTGGATCAGACGCATTGTAGGAATAGCCTAAAGACTTCAGAGCTGCTCCCATCACTTCGCGCACGTCGTCCAGCAGGGTGATGCGGCGTTCAAGCACATCCAGGTTTGTCCATAAATCCTCCCAATCTTTGATCTCGGCCCCAACTAAATCTTGGTTGTACAGAATTCCTGTCGTTCCCCAACTGTAGGGGACGCTGTGGACATTCCCAGGATCGTAGGGAGGGTTTTCCCAGTTTGGATACAGTTCCGACAAGCCTTTAATTTTCGTGTGATCAAGCTCAGTGAGCAGGCCTTCTTCGATCATCTGCGCCACCATGTAATCCGATGGATAGATGACGCTGTAGGCCGCCCCACCCCCAGCTTGGAGCTTGGCTAGCATGATTTCGTTGGAGTCATACACATCGATGATCACATCGATGCCCGTTCTTTCTTTAAACGTTGCAGCCAACTCATCGTCTGTGTAATCAGCCCAAGTATAGACATGCAGCGTACCTGAAGAGGAGCTAGGGGTAGGAGATTCGCCGCTTCCAGACTGCACATCAGCAAGACCACGATTGCAGTTGGCCAATGCTAAACCTGATACGACTGCTGCCGAGGTTTGCAGAAAACGTCGGCGCGTTGTAGCGGAATAGCCCAGGGGCGATCGCTGGAAACTCGATTCAGAGGTACGTCTCTTCATCCGCGCTTATCTTGACTCCATACCAACAACACAAAATTTCAAGGCTAGCTCTGACGCTAATGCAAAACCGTGAAGAATTGCCACGGACTCTACCACCCCTACCCTAGGCCGTCAATGCCAAACAGTCATTGGCCGACCAGTAAACATGAATAGGCGTATGAGATTCAGGCAAACTTTCCAGGCGATTCGGCTGCATCACCATGAGGCGATCGCCTGATAGCAGCTCAATCAAATAATGCACATGGGTTCCCAAGTACATGACGTTTTTTAAGCGTCCTTCAAAACAGTTCATCCCGGATTCCGGTGCGTCTAGACTAACGTGAATTTTCTCAGGCCGAATACTTACAAAAACCGAACTTGGGGAGGCTCCATTCCAGACCTCTGACGGACGGGCGTAAATATTTAGACCGCGATCGGTCGTAATTTTCAGGGTGGATGAGTCGGCGTGGGCAACCTGCCCTTGGAATAGGTTGGTATCCCCAATAAAATCCGCCACAAAGGGGGTTTGAGGATACTCGTAGATTTCACTAGGCGACCCAATTTGTTCAATGAGTCCTTCGTTCATGACGGCGATGCGATCCGACAAGCTAAGCGCTTCTTCCTGATCATGGGTCACCATCACAAACGTGACGCCTAACTCCTGGTGCAGATTGGATAGCTCCACCTGCATCTCTTTCCGTAATTTGAGATCCAAGGCTCCTAGCGGCTCGTCAAGCAGCACAACGGCTGGACGATTCACCAACGCCCGCGCCAACGCCACCCGCTGCTGCTGGCCTCCTGAGAGTTGGCGGGGAAACCGTTGAGCGTAGGCCGTCATTTTGACCAGTTGCAGGGCTTCATCAACGCGCGATCGCACCTCTGCTTTGCTCAACTTGCGGATGCGAAGGCCAAAGGCAACATTGTCCCAAACGGTCATGTGTCCGAAGAGGGCATAGCTTTGAAAAACAGTATTAACCGGGCGACGGTAAGCCGGAACTCGTATCATTGACTGTCCACGAATCAGAACTTCCCCCGCCGTCGGATCTTCAAACCCAGCAATGAGGCGAAGGGTTGTGGTTTTGCCGCACCCGGATGGCCCCAAAATGCTAAAAAATTCTCCCCGGCGAATGCCCAAATTGATGCCACGCA is a window of Synechococcales cyanobacterium T60_A2020_003 DNA encoding:
- a CDS encoding ABC transporter permease; amino-acid sequence: MSASTPTSESAPQPRLKSRWYQGLTKLVEPTILLGPAGAWLILLLVIPTLLILNISFIPGLRPGVTPGAYGLGNYLQVFDPVYLRVIGRSLYFALGATILCLLLGFPVAYWIAILAPRRWQNILLVAFILPLWTSSLLRAYAWITILRPSGVLPSFLNSLGLTQLINALLGIIGMPEVQNWLNTTIAVLIGMSYSFLPYMVLILYASLEKLDRRLLEAAADLGANPRTVFWKVTVPQTLPGIAAGSLLVFITSLGDFVVPELLGGASSMTVSRLIYNQFLKVRNWGFGSALSMLLILAVSISIALLLKYGDRQSPEV
- a CDS encoding spermidine/putrescine ABC transporter substrate-binding protein, with the translated sequence MKRRTSESSFQRSPLGYSATTRRRFLQTSAAVVSGLALANCNRGLADVQSGSGESPTPSSSSGTLHVYTWADYTDDELAATFKERTGIDVIIDVYDSNEIMLAKLQAGGGAAYSVIYPSDYMVAQMIEEGLLTELDHTKIKGLSELYPNWENPPYDPGNVHSVPYSWGTTGILYNQDLVGAEIKDWEDLWTNLDVLERRITLLDDVREVMGAALKSLGYSYNASDPAQIEAAYQRLVELKPAISSFKTFGWEDQILSDDLFAVMSYSVDAISATLEDPNLNYVIPASGSSVWTDTMVIPKSAPNPEAAYAWINLMLEPEIVAGVVERLSFATPLKPAFALLSKELQENPDLFPPEEILAKCEGIAPLDDETTKLYDRFWTQLTSA
- a CDS encoding ABC transporter ATP-binding protein, whose product is MPQAVVEDQLAVDTNSDFDVELRRVTKVFQGETAVRGINLGIRRGEFFSILGPSGCGKTTTLRLIAGFEDPTAGEVLIRGQSMIRVPAYRRPVNTVFQSYALFGHMTVWDNVAFGLRIRKLSKAEVRSRVDEALQLVKMTAYAQRFPRQLSGGQQQRVALARALVNRPAVVLLDEPLGALDLKLRKEMQVELSNLHQELGVTFVMVTHDQEEALSLSDRIAVMNEGLIEQIGSPSEIYEYPQTPFVADFIGDTNLFQGQVAHADSSTLKITTDRGLNIYARPSEVWNGASPSSVFVSIRPEKIHVSLDAPESGMNCFEGRLKNVMYLGTHVHYLIELLSGDRLMVMQPNRLESLPESHTPIHVYWSANDCLALTA